A genomic segment from Candidatus Neomarinimicrobiota bacterium encodes:
- a CDS encoding SIS domain-containing protein produces the protein MPAWLREELERLPLWAFIRGTNDVRRGHPYFLIEDVRKQPELMKRVLELQPEFGDLAQRMIDKGIEHLIFTGCGSAYFNSILGAFVFQRWTGLTTESLESLEFANYWEKVPRKTALIAQSATGGSIETLDAVRRANDEDLFTVGLTNTPGSALEDLCHESVSFLTGQKCGPDVSVITTRMMMMYQLALELGRRDGTLADNQAEELEEAIRALPEVAGKLLEKQDPNIARIAHLLKDQSALLLVGGGPNWFSAREGALKVEEESSMVCKAYRPAEYPHDAIALLSAEVTTVVIAPRGKSYRRLHDSLRTGRAAGSRGLAVVAEGDETITQDADFLISVPGESNEMLFPPLATIVFQLLGYYLGVERGYNPDTLRTDNLDNARAWLTAFPLGTH, from the coding sequence GGGCTTTTATTCGTGGCACAAATGATGTTCGTCGCGGTCATCCATACTTCCTCATCGAAGACGTGCGAAAACAACCAGAATTGATGAAGCGCGTCTTAGAGCTGCAACCAGAATTTGGCGACCTGGCTCAGCGAATGATTGATAAGGGGATTGAGCACCTGATTTTCACAGGATGTGGCTCGGCATATTTTAACTCAATACTGGGGGCATTTGTTTTCCAACGTTGGACAGGCCTGACCACCGAGAGCTTAGAATCACTGGAATTTGCGAACTACTGGGAGAAGGTACCGCGAAAGACAGCCTTGATCGCCCAATCCGCTACTGGTGGGAGTATTGAAACCCTCGATGCCGTGCGCCGCGCGAATGATGAGGACTTGTTCACTGTGGGTCTCACGAACACGCCGGGAAGCGCCTTGGAGGACCTTTGCCATGAAAGTGTCAGTTTCCTCACAGGCCAGAAATGTGGACCCGATGTTTCGGTGATCACGACAAGAATGATGATGATGTACCAACTCGCCCTGGAGCTGGGACGGCGTGATGGTACATTGGCTGACAACCAAGCTGAAGAGCTGGAGGAAGCCATACGAGCGTTGCCCGAAGTCGCTGGTAAACTCCTGGAAAAGCAGGATCCAAACATAGCTCGGATTGCACACCTTTTGAAAGACCAAAGTGCTTTGCTTCTCGTCGGTGGCGGACCGAACTGGTTCTCAGCTCGGGAGGGTGCGCTGAAGGTGGAGGAGGAGTCCAGTATGGTGTGCAAGGCCTATCGGCCAGCAGAGTATCCGCACGATGCCATTGCATTGTTGTCAGCAGAGGTAACCACGGTGGTTATCGCCCCACGTGGGAAGAGTTATCGGAGATTACACGATTCGCTGCGAACGGGGCGGGCAGCAGGGTCACGGGGCTTAGCTGTTGTGGCGGAGGGCGACGAGACCATCACCCAGGATGCGGACTTTCTTATTTCAGTGCCAGGCGAATCAAATGAAATGCTCTTCCCGCCCCTCGCGACCATTGTTTTCCAGTTGCTGGGGTACTACCTAGGTGTGGAGCGGGGCTACAACCCCGATACTCTTCGTACCGACAACCTCGATAACGCCCGGGCATGGCTTACAGCCTTTCCCCTCGGAACCCATTGA